gCGATCCGCGTGAAATAATAATTCATACTAAGATGCCAGTGgctgcctttttttcttcttcttcttcttccttttgtgcCTAGAAAAAATATACCAAAGATGCTTCTAATCTAAAAAATCCCTCCCGGGCCACGAAAGCTGAGAACGAACGTTTGAAAAGCGGGTCTCCTGAGTCGGATGTGACTTTGCCCATGTTTCCGTCTCCGTTAACGTCTTCCGCCGGCAGCAGGCTGCTGGACAATGCCCTCAGTTCCCGCTCGGATCCTTCGGTTAATCTGCCCGGCCGGAGTGTCCACTCCCAGACAATTGAGAGCGCTCTGGTGCCCTGCGATGCGTGCGAAAGCACCCAGGCCAGCCTGCAGGAAGTGGGCAAGGCCATCATGGACCTCTGCGGCACCCTGAACATCTCGTCTTCCCTGGGCAAGTTCCTCAAGATGGTGGAGGAAAGGCTCGGAGGGAAGCTGCTCACAGTCATGGATGTCAGCTACTGGGCCACCGAACAGAGCAAGGACCTTTCCCGCATCAACAAACATATCCAGATGCTGATGGGCCTCATCAACCCTTTGAAGGGGGAACTGGAAGAGTTTGAGAAGCAGAAGAACCAGCTGAAGCAGCAGCTGGAGAACCTGGACGGTTgtctgcagaaggagaaagaagccaagaggcaacagagggaagaggCCGAGAAGCTCTtacaaaaaaaggagaaggaaagccaGCAATTGATGGCCAAGCTGCAGAAGGCTAAGGAGGACCTCGGAAACCGTGAATATCTCTCTAGTCTCTTAATTTTAAGCCCCGCTTTTGCCACCGGTGCCACCTTAGGCACGCAGGTCGGGAAGTTTTTGGAagcagggggtgaaatgctaccggttcacaccggttcggccgaactgaTAGCAacaaaagctactggttcgggcgaaccggtggttCATCTGTAAGGGTATTTCCGgcgaacagctgtgccgtgcgatttatatttgctagaaagcaggatttcctaaaacgcgcggcacagctgttctacttaccttcttaagcctcctttttccacgcgcagtgtgcatttggtgtgcgcTGTGCGtgccaacttatttttttttttaacctttaaaagcattttttctacaacctctcctgTGAATTTAATAAGTGAATAAATTAAAATGGCGGCATGGCGTTTCTCCGTTCTTCGGGCCCCAATTCAGAACCCGTTCCTCTCTTTTCGAAACAGCTTCTCCTCTTAGCTGGTCTTTCGTGTGGCTTCTTTCAGGAGCTGTTTCTCTGGAGACGAGTCTTTCCACCTTGAAAGAAAAGCTGCAGGTGCAGGAAAGCACAATCCAGGAACTGGGTAAGAAGAAACTGCACACGGAACTGAGACGGGTGTTTCCAGttgaaaagttctttttttttttttagcaccgtcgtaattttgaacggccactaaatagGGCAGTCGTTCAGCCAGGACTAcctttgttattgttagttgcaaagttgtgtccgacccatcgcgatcccctGGACGACGTTCCTCCAGgcgttcctgtcctctaccatcctctggagtccattgaagctcccaccgactgcttcagtgactccatccagccacctcattctctgtctagctagctaggtctattcataagcaaatgccctcccccaagatccaacaaagacaggattagccctctacccatctagcaacagaactcaccacatggcagttgccaaggttggaggcccctggcctagatgacctacaaggtccctgttgtgatccgccagcagcctgcgtagctggcaactgagtcagacagcgataaggctgaggtgggggccagggccatcggggaatgaggtgcggactccggagcctccagagcctgatagtagtgaggcagaggaacaggaggagcctgttcctaatgcaggcatgagaagagctgccagaaggcaagagcagctcaagcaaagaggatgacttgggagtaaggccaagagatgattggcccctcccataaggcttaaaaaagaccagcaacggcgtttgggctctgccggaaaacaactttggtagcttcatcttcttgcatttattttgtatcggagtcttctgaacgtttgccaagaaaggcctttggcagtttgcctaattggaccaaggttggcgatagtactttgtgttgggaggaattttgttttaatttgaattgaacgacgctgggaatgaagccaattctcagctgttcgaataaagtttgtttgttttttcacggactgagtttcctactacctactggggcctgggtcccaacagtcccttccaactcttgttattctaaggCTAAAACACAGGCAAGAACGGGCCTCAGGAGCCACCCAGCTCCTGAGCCCCTCAGCTGTTTCCACCCCAGGCTCCCGAACGGTTGTTTTTTTTCACAGAACAGGCCCGAAAGGATCTGCAAGAGGAGATGGAGTCCAAGATGGTGGACAAGGGCGAAATAGACAAGCGGGAAGAGCAGCTGAAGGCCCTGGGCAGCCAGCTGGAGAGGGTGGAGGAGCAGCTAAACTGGACCACCCTGGAGCTCAACAAAGAGAGGGCCAGAGGGGAGAGCATGCTCCTGCACCAGGAGGTGAGAGGGGCTAGGAGTGGGGCAGAGAGGCTGACCAAGGGGGTGGTgtgtccttccctttcctttccgccAGGAAAATGTAAGAAAATTTTCCGGAAAATTcaggaaaatttagaattccgccgccttcgacaagacctgagcttaacttaatcatctgttacaacgtccttcctgtcgaaggctacttcagcttcaatcgcaacaatacacgagcacacaatagagttaagcttaatgtgaaccgctccaatctcgaatgcagaaaatatgacttcagtaacagagttgttaatgcctggaatgcactacctgactctgtggtctcttcccaaaatccccaaaagcttcaaccaaaaactgtctactattttattttatttttaattttatttttatttatttgaatttatatcctgcccttctccgaagactcagggcggcttacactgtgttaagcaatagtcttcatccatttgtatattatatacaaagtcaacttttattgccctcaacaatctgggtcctcattttaccgaccttataaaggatggaaggctgagtcgaccttgggcctggtgggacttgaacttgcagtaattgcaagcagctgtgttaataacagacagacttagtctgctgagccaccagagtctactattgacctcaccccattcctaagaggtctgtaaggggcgtgcataagagcaccaacgtgcctaccgttcctgtccaaaagTTCCCTTTAATtgaatccaatttcatatagttattacatacttgtgattatatatatgcttatatatcgtatagttatttcatgcttatgcttagatataatgttgtgacaagtaaaataaataaaaaaataactaagTTAGACTGggaattggaagaaggaacaagaAGCACCTTCTGTCTtcatgccaagaaaaataggaaacTTGCTGTGAAAAATTTCTTGAAGCTCACGGTCAGCCACGGAACCCCATAGCTGACCGATTGAAGAtttggcatttatttttattttattgattatacTTTTACTGGCATTTCAGCCCCCATCATAtcgcccttccatccttccccctGCAGTCCCTCCAGGTCAAGCAACAGAATCTAATGCAGCAGCTGGACAGCCTGGATCAAGAGTACGAGCAGCTGAAGACCAGCATGGCTGACAGTGAAGACGACCGACAGATGATGAGAGAGAGGCTAAAGGAGATCCAGGAAGAAAAGTGGGAGATGCAAAGCCGGCTGGAGGCCCAGAAGGTCTGGGGACAGGCAGTGGGGTaggaactgtggtcgtaagtttggGGATTATACCTGGGCGGCAGgcttaattctgccgactgccaggagttcgagcctgaccggctcaagattgactcagccttccctccttccgaggtcggtaaaattaggacccagatggttgggggcaagaggctggctccctgcttagagagggctagaaagcgctgtgaagcggtctataagtctTAGTCTTATTGctattaagagctgtggtggcgcagtgattagaaggcagtattgcaggctaattctaccgactgccggcagttcgatcctgactggctcaaggttgtctcaagccttccatccttccgagatcggtaaaatgaggacccagattactaggggcaagatgctgactctgttgtaaactatttagagaggactggaaaggaccgtgaagcggtctataagtctaagtgctattgctttcctcttgcttttccccttccttctttccttctttccttccttcctgtgcagtggttagaaggcagtatggcaggctaactctgctcgctgccagcagttcaatcctgaccggctcaaggttgactcagccttccctccttccgaggtcagtaaaatgaggacccagattactaggggcaagaggctgactctgtaaaccgcttagagaggggctggaaaacactgtgaagcggtctataagtctaagtgctactgctttgCTCTTcctattccccttccttccttcctttccttcctgtgCAGTGaatgtgcagtattgcaggctaatgtcgtgtcccactcctccgctgacggccgggtcagggaaatccgaatcaggcgtgcctctgcagctctgccaaagtcctagcaaagtcctcagggcaggcaggagaccagaaagtgacttcagcaagatatgtttagactttgcctgactcagagaatgccagaaagcaggtcctttatataggccatggggtgtggctccatgactcagcacttatccaggcctgcccctcccttccttctgttgccgccgcctatcaagtcttctgacgcgagggtcactccagtcggcagctgttggcaactgacctccctcaggctcacatgctgtggaggagggggaggggtctagttgctccgtttgcctgggcatggagccagagctgggggctggagatacttcctcctcttcagcctgtctgggcatggagccagggctggggccgggaggcatactaggacattcctcagcgttcggaagcagatgagaaggccccggctgtggtgagattgggcgagacacagcAGCTAacgctgctcactgccagcagttcgatcctgaccggctcaaggttgactcggcctcccctccttccgaagtcggtaaaacgAAGACCCAGATGCCGGCTCTGTATAAAAGTGCCGTAAAGCCTTACGAGGCGGTCTCTTAAGCCTAAATGCAATTGCTCTTTGCTGCACTTTCCTCCCGTCGCTCGCCAGTTCCGAGGCCAGGCTTAGTTTCCGTCTCCCCGTAGGAGCTCTGCTGTAGAATTCAGAAAGCTTGCAAGGTCACCTGCACCGCTCTCTCCACCCAGAAGCTCACCGAGAAACTGAGGCAGGAGAAGCAGAGCTTGGAGCAATCTGCCTCCGAACTACAGAGGACCATCTCCGAGCTGGGGGAGCTGATCCACcagatgaaggagaaggagaaacttTTGGTCTTCTTCCCAGATCTTCACATCCCTGTCGAGACCAAGTTTGAAAGTAAGTCCCCGGAAGGGGACGGGGGAGTATTAGGGCTTGCCAATTAACACCCCCCCCTCGCAACCAATGTTCTCCCCACATGAGGTTAATCTGGGTGAGCAAAGCACGTTTTGATTTCACAACGTATAGACAGGTTGaagtgggacgcggtggctcagcggcttaagacgctgagcttgtcgatcgaaaggtcggcagtttggcggttcgaatccctagcgccgcgtaacggggtgagctcccgtgacttgtcccagcttctgccaacctagcagttcgaaagcaggttaaaaaaaatgcaagtagaaaaatagggaccacttttgatgggaagggaacagcattccgtgcgcctttggcgttgagtcatgctggctacatgatcacggagatgtcttcagacagcgctggcaaataccggcaaataccacttctggctggccccaaagtggagagggaatggagattttgcaatatccttcccctgccatgcccaccaagccccgcccaccaagccacaccccgcctatcaagccacgcccacagaaccagtagtaaaaaaatttggatttcaccactgccagcaAGTCAGTTTTAGCAACAAAGGGCCACCTGGGATCTTTCAACTATCCTCGTTTCGAGCACAGCAATTCCAAAAACTCCATTCCTTCCAATTCCGGCACGGATCCCCAACCTGGCTTAATTCTTCGCAGTGTCCGGGAATGTCATGGAAGACATGGGCAAGCAGCTACAGGCCAACAACATCCGCATCAGCGTCCTGGAGGAGGAGAACTCCCGTCTCCGAAACGCGATAGGCAAAATAAAAGAGCCGCCCCAACAGGAGACGCAGAAGGTAGAGGAGGGGGTTCCCAGGGCACCCCGGATGGGGCAGAGGGGAGGGGCGCAGTCCAAAGGCACCAGGCTATCAGCCACTTGGGACATCACCGGGGGGCCGTGAGAAAAGACCATTGGTCCCAATTCTATCCCATTTCAAACGATGGTCcagaccccaggggtgaaatgctctcggttcggaccggatcgcacgatccggttgCGATCTTggttggtggttcggagaaccggtagcaatcgcggtACGACgctccgcccgcccgcccggctgtctatacttcctggttttaaccaggaacagcggtgaaatgtaaaatttgttactaccggttctgtgggcgtggcttggtggtagtggtgataatgtgactgggtaggcatggccaactttttttttttacttttaaaagcattttttctacaacctcgtttagataaaagcagccaaatttaaaacttccttaactttaaattgctgtctaaaaatgaataaaataaaactccttaaaaaaaacccaattaacttatttttttaaagctcccccctcccccagttacttacccaattgaaggcaggcagattgagttgctcacccgatgagatggattgcaggcaggcagattgagttgctcaccgatgagatggattgcaggcaggcagatttgagttgctcactgatgagatggattgcaggcaggcagattgagttgctcaccgatgagatggattgcaggcaggcagattgagttgctagctgatgcaactgattgcaagcccgaaagaagcagcaagtagacaAGTggtgactgggcgattgggtgggcatgggcggggaggggagggatttttgctactggttctccgaactacccatccccattgctaccggatcaccagatccggtccgaaccacctgatccgatccgaaccggaagcatttcacccctggtctgcacTCCTCGGATAGCGTCAACAGAAGTGCCTTCGTTCCGTCTCTTAGGATACGGACACCTAACAGGGAATTCCTCTTTCCATAGTTTGCTCTTCCAACCCAGCTGTGGATGCGGTCTGCCGAAAAACCTGGGCCTCAAGACAGCGCGGGGCCGCCTCCTGTGGGGTAAGTGGCCTGGTCCCAAAGGGATCCATTTGGGAGATCTGTTAGAAATGGGAGTGGGGGAACGGGCTTCTCTGAAGCGCTGGATTCTCCGATGGCTCCTTTTGCAGGTACCCCGCAGCGTCCGGCTTTCAGGGACAGGTTTCCAGGCCTCCGACGAACAGCAGCAGCGCCACGGGAAGCGCCTCGCGACACAGACCTCCGAACAGCCCTGCAGCCTTCAATCCGGGCCCCCAATGGACTTCCGGCAACCAGCCGCCCAGGACCCCTTTGGGCCCTGCTCCGTTCAATCTTTTCTACAAGGAGGCAGTGAGCAGCCCTTACGCCCAGGCCAAAGGGAGAGGCCGTCTGCCCCCGCCAGGTTACTGTAACCGCAACCACCAGAAATAAAGAGAAGTGCGCTCAAGGACTACAGGAGcgtcactgggggggggggaggtgtcttGAGAGATGCAGGGCGttggtagtgttgtgacccaggcccaagtaggtaggagCAAACtcaagtcagtttaaaaacaaacaagctttattagaacagctga
This genomic stretch from Ahaetulla prasina isolate Xishuangbanna chromosome 15, ASM2864084v1, whole genome shotgun sequence harbors:
- the CCDC157 gene encoding coiled-coil domain-containing protein 157 isoform X3, with amino-acid sequence MVSLLVNRNCMESLRKDITDLQGTVVSVFSHAGAVRFPSWKFPDKVSCDLDLVALMGQYDFVENDPEFTQHSHVVLLEIVIDRLLLLLQSFTGYTESLISEDAVPTSRALGPSMSIGLTVRKYWNSMLKMGALYQQLVAEKKYTKDASNLKNPSRATKAENERLKSGSPESDVTLPMFPSPLTSSAGSRLLDNALSSRSDPSVNLPGRSVHSQTIESALVPCDACESTQASLQEVGKAIMDLCGTLNISSSLGKFLKMVEERLGGKLLTVMDVSYWATEQSKDLSRINKHIQMLMGLINPLKGELEEFEKQKNQLKQQLENLDGCLQKEKEAKRQQREEAEKLLQKKEKESQQLMAKLQKAKEDLGNRAVSLETSLSTLKEKLQVQESTIQELEQARKDLQEEMESKMVDKGEIDKREEQLKALGSQLERVEEQLNWTTLELNKERARGESMLLHQESLQVKQQNLMQQLDSLDQEYEQLKTSMADSEDDRQMMRERLKEIQEEKWEMQSRLEAQKLTEKLRQEKQSLEQSASELQRTISELGELIHQMKEKEKLLVFFPDLHIPVETKFEMSGNVMEDMGKQLQANNIRISVLEEENSRLRNAIGKIKEPPQQETQKFALPTQLWMRSAEKPGPQDSAGPPPVGYPAASGFQGQVSRPPTNSSSATGSASRHRPPNSPAAFNPGPQWTSGNQPPRTPLGPAPFNLFYKEAVSSPYAQAKGRGRLPPPGYCNRNHQK
- the CCDC157 gene encoding coiled-coil domain-containing protein 157 isoform X1, which codes for MVSLLVNRNCMESLRKDITDLQGTVVSVFSHAGAVRFPSWKFPDKVSCDLDLVALMGQYDFVENDPEFTQHSHVVLLEIVIDRLLLLLQSFTGYTESLISEDAVPTSRALGPSMSIGLTVRKYWNSMLKMGALYQQLVAEKKYTKDASNLKNPSRATKAENERLKSGSPESDVTLPMFPSPLTSSAGSRLLDNALSSRSDPSVNLPGRSVHSQTIESALVPCDACESTQASLQEVGKAIMDLCGTLNISSSLGKFLKMVEERLGGKLLTVMDVSYWATEQSKDLSRINKHIQMLMGLINPLKGELEEFEKQKNQLKQQLENLDGCLQKEKEAKRQQREEAEKLLQKKEKESQQLMAKLQKAKEDLGNRAVSLETSLSTLKEKLQVQESTIQELEQARKDLQEEMESKMVDKGEIDKREEQLKALGSQLERVEEQLNWTTLELNKERARGESMLLHQESLQVKQQNLMQQLDSLDQEYEQLKTSMADSEDDRQMMRERLKEIQEEKWEMQSRLEAQKELCCRIQKACKVTCTALSTQKLTEKLRQEKQSLEQSASELQRTISELGELIHQMKEKEKLLVFFPDLHIPVETKFEMSGNVMEDMGKQLQANNIRISVLEEENSRLRNAIGKIKEPPQQETQKFALPTQLWMRSAEKPGPQDSAGPPPVGYPAASGFQGQVSRPPTNSSSATGSASRHRPPNSPAAFNPGPQWTSGNQPPRTPLGPAPFNLFYKEAVSSPYAQAKGRGRLPPPGYCNRNHQK
- the CCDC157 gene encoding coiled-coil domain-containing protein 157 isoform X2; the protein is MVSLLVNRNCMESLRKDITDLQGTVVSVFSHAGAVRFPSWKFPDKVSCDLDLVALMGQYDFVENDPEFTQHSHVVLLEIVIDRLLLLLQSFTGYTESLISEDAVPTSRALGPSMSIGLTVRKYWNSMLKMGALYQQLVAEKKYTKDASNLKNPSRATKAENERLKSGSPESDVTLPMFPSPLTSSAGSRLLDNALSSRSDPSVNLPGRSVHSQTIESALVPCDACESTQASLQEVGKAIMDLCGTLNISSSLGKFLKMVEERLGGKLLTVMDVSYWATEQSKDLSRINKHIQMLMGLINPLKGELEEFEKQKNQLKQQLENLDGCLQKEKEAKRQQREEAEKLLQKKEKESQQLMAKLQKAKEDLGNRAVSLETSLSTLKEKLQVQESTIQELEQARKDLQEEMESKMVDKGEIDKREEQLKALGSQLERVEEQLNWTTLELNKERARGESMLLHQESLQVKQQNLMQQLDSLDQEYEQLKTSMADSEDDRQMMRERLKEIQEEKWEMQSRLEAQKKLTEKLRQEKQSLEQSASELQRTISELGELIHQMKEKEKLLVFFPDLHIPVETKFEMSGNVMEDMGKQLQANNIRISVLEEENSRLRNAIGKIKEPPQQETQKFALPTQLWMRSAEKPGPQDSAGPPPVGYPAASGFQGQVSRPPTNSSSATGSASRHRPPNSPAAFNPGPQWTSGNQPPRTPLGPAPFNLFYKEAVSSPYAQAKGRGRLPPPGYCNRNHQK